The Populus alba chromosome 6, ASM523922v2, whole genome shotgun sequence genomic interval GCACTACATTTAGAAATCAACTtactattttataatttcagtATTAATTCTTTATATTCCATATAAAAACCCTACAACTCTTCTCTAAGACTCAATGATTCcttttcaaaataagaaaaagaatcaagaacATTAAGCCCCCTCCCCCCCTCCTTCttctttatataataaataaaatggcaaCCTTAAGCTCTGCTTCACTAAAATCTAACTCATGACTCACTTTCAGAATTGTGCATATTTTTTATCTCATGTTAATTAATCTACACttagtttttcttcaataaatacaaataaagaacGCCTTGATCTATTTTACAGAAAGgcactttaaaaagaaaaaaaaatcactattttgctttgaatttaaagagattttttttcctttgcaagACGACCACATAAATTTGAatgtatggaaaaaaaaattgatccttATATGGCCTAGTATTGCTctcataaattatattatatggtTGGGTGGGATGTAATAAAGCTTTagtaaacaataaaaatgtaaaaaaaatcttcaatctTATTCAGTTATCTAAAATCAACACCAAGCCTAATAAGAAATCGGTGCCACCTTCTCCTTGTTTTGCTTGAAATCCAATAATGTTTTCATTTCATATATggaatacaaattataaatttttcacgACTTAACCTTAATACAAGGCATATATCTAGTAGGTGAAAATATTTGTTCTTCCACGCAAAATTTAACAAGTCTTTTTAAAGACTTATTATTGGGTGCACCTTGTTACTAATGAAGAgagggaaataaaaaaacaaacttatccTTTTATAAGGAACATGTGACCTTGTTACTATATTGGATATGTAAATAACTATATTCTAGGTTTAAAAGGCCAACCAAAACATACTTAAAAATGATAGTAAGCTTTAGTTGAGGGTAGGGTAGTTGctttaagatttttcaagttGAGCCATATTTATAAGGCATTAGAAAAATGCTAGCAAAAAGATGATAACCACCTAATAAAGAGAAACATCCTTGAAGTTTTACAGTGGATTCAAGCATGCACACTTGTTGTTTTTATAGGATTTATCAATGTTAATTCATTTATTaacctaaactttattttttaagggaAATTCTACTAAAATCCTCATTctatgacttttgttttttcaaaaaatatataaaaattctttaaagtCTCATAAATAGGAGTGAGATAGCTATAACATCTCTTGCATTAATAAAGATAAGACCTCAATTGGTATTACTCCTTCAGCATCAAAAGCCAAACACTAAAAGAGAAGAGAACACTATGATTTAATGCGATAACTACACTTATAATTATCGTCACTTTAAACTAATGATAGATCTCTTACCATAccaaaaaacaactattattctTACAAGCCATATAACCCCTGCTTCATAGTTATATATTCAAGATTCATTTAATGCATGCCATTCCTAATTCACTactttatatacataaaaaaagtcATACAAACAAGGTGACATTTGATGGTCTAAAACAAGTGAAAGAAGTGATTGAAAAGAGGGTATAATAGGtgaagaaactaaaataattgtCCAAAGTATTGTATTAATCcccttattttataaaaatacaggTGAAGAAGTCTTCCTATAACTATGATATAAAGCATTCATGCAAAGTAACCTTGTGGATAATGTCTTAAGAGAAGGacttatataaattattgattcattttatatcaataaacaaaaaataacaccaACATTTGTTGTTCTTCAAGGATTTTACAGAGGTGAAACCtcgtcttttctttttttacagtGGTAAAGGACTGGAAATTCTACCTTTTATACTTAAGGATAATGAAGAAGTTGTTTCCCAAGGTTAATTATGTATTACCATTCCATCTTCAAGCTAAATTATAAGCTTTTATTGTTTagactaaaatataattctagTATAAAAAAGCCAATATGGTTTGATTAATAAAAGAATTAGTCATGACTAAGAATGTACTTGTtgtaattgaagtttttttaattcttaaaaagatTAAAGCTAAGAGTCATATAAAAAAGTCTGTCACAATACAAAgataaacaaatacaatattATTATAACTTAGGCAgcaaaatcaaataagaaaatggGCTTTAAAGGATCTTCCAGTTATTATCTTTAattgtgataatattaaaattaggataaaaaataatattttttcattttaaatgaaCAACTTATtctaagaaattatatatattgaatttcaaatttataattttttttatcatatgagATGTGATATAACGAAAAGTTGAAATTCATGCTTAGCGAGGTGTGTCCGATGCTATAAATATAGTATTGGTAcagcaacataattttttaggggtgtttttgtaattataatgattattttttgtttataaatatattaaaataatatatttttaaaaaatttatttttaaaattaatgtattaaaataatttaaaaatataaaaaaattaatttaaaattaaaaaattaaaacactgtCCCAAACGCTCTTGgaaactctctctctcaacaaaaagaaataataagatACCATCCACCTTTTCTTTCTAGGCTCTTATAGAAGAGAAAAGGGAATAGGAAAAACCCTAACTGTGTCTGAGCAATCTCTCTCTCGTCGCCAAACGATGGAGTTCTGGggtaaaacaatttttttttatctcaaacatGCTAGCATTTCGATCGATGGATCCATTTTCACTTTTGTGATTTTGGTTCTCGAATTTTTCATCTTGAAAACAACAgaaatcttgattttaattgatgttttcGCCGTTTTGTCGTTTGTTATGCTCAGGTGTTGAGGTCAAAGGTGGAGAACCCCTTAGGGTTGAAAGTGGTGATGGCTTCATCCTCCATCTTTCGCAGGTTCTGAACGGGATTTCCGGTTAACTTTGTTTGGCATTTTTACATATTTagttgctctttttttttttccttgacagGCTTGCCTTGGCGAGGCCAAGAAGGACAAAGGGAATGAATCTGTCTGCCTATTTGTGAATTTTGATGATCAGAAGCTTGTTCTTGGAACACTGTCTTATGAGAAAATCCCTCAAATACCTTTTGATCTTGTCTTCGAGAAAGACTTCGAGCTCTCTCATAACTTGAAAAATGGGAGTGTTTTCTTCAGCGGATACAAAGTTGCTCAACCCGAATATCCTTTTACACAGATTAATGTTTCATAATgccttttttcagtttttataatTCTCATGTTACTGgttttctgttttctcttctttttgtcTCCTTGACTGCCTTCTTGTCATTTCGTTACGAGTGATAGCGACGGTGagtcattttgatgcatttccatttttttttcaattctgaatttgggttttttcaATAATCCTTGAAtaagcacctttttttttttttttacctttcagAGTTTAATTCTGATGGTGAAGAGGATCTCCCAATCCCTGTTGATAACGGTAGTGTTAATGTTTGCTTTGTGCATTGTCTTGTACTCGTTTCCACCTGACTTGATGTGatgatctttttaaatttgtagGGAAAAAAGAGGCAAAGCAACCAAATCCTGAAAACGAAAATGCTGCAAAACCTGATTCTAAGCAGAAGGTGAAGATTGTGGAACCGAACAAAGATGGGAAACCCAAACCAGAGAATGATGATAGcagtgatgaagaggatgatTCATCTGATGATGGCGAGTCAAGCGATGATCAGGTACTGATTTTTGTCTGTAGGCTGTTATTTGAGTTTGGCTTTCTGCTTGCACATCTCTGACCTCTTAAGGCTACAGTAGCTGAAACATTGACATGAACACACCAGTTAAAGTAGGCTTTGCTTAATTGTGGAGAAAATTGCAAATGACCTACAGAAGAGTGAAAACTATGTGCCAGCTGCTTAAGGATCTCTGATACCCATTTACCTTCACTGCGAGTGATCCATCGAATTGCATTTATTGCTCAATCTTTGTGTGAGGACTTGTCCCATGGATACAAAATATGGTGCTTAGCTGAGTGTGAAATCAATCAAATTATCAGTTATCTAACCAGTTCCATTAGAGAACTAATTTTGGTTGGTGCAATGACTATTAATTAGTTACCTATATGgaagtgtatttgttttagcTAATCTTAACTGATTCATGGTCATGTTTGGTTGCTGTATTGGTAATCAAGCATATCTTTTCAAGATTAATTTTCCAGAGCAATGTTTGTTTATTAGAGTTGCTTAGTTAGAATGGTTTGTTTTGccatttggagttttttttattctttgttgaGTTGAATTCATGGTTAACCATTCACTGCATTTAGTTGCTTGTTATAGATTGGAGTTATGACATCTTTTGATTTTGCTAACTTTCATGGTAATTCCTTCAGGCAATGATGATGGCCAATGATGAGGATGAGAGTAGTGAGGACGAGGATGAtgaaagtgatgaagaagatgatgacaGTGATGATGGGGATGTGAAGACTCCAAAGAAGGTGGGAGTGCTTGTATCCTTGCATGTCAATATGTTTGACTTAAAACAATATTCCTGAGTTTGTCCTGAGGTTATACTGATTGGGGTTGTCTGTGATTTTTACTATTGCAGGCTGAAGTGGGCAAGAAGAGATCCGCAGAATCTGCTTCAAAAAACCCTGTACCTGATAAGAAGACTAAATTTGTAACTCCTCAAAAAACTGGTGATTTTCTGTCTCATTGCCTTTCCTTCTTTCTCAAGGGATaagggtagtgtgttttcttattcatttttcagttttttcacATGATTACCTTTGGATAGCATTTAATTGTCGTCTCAGATGTAAATATTGATGCCTTAGATGGGGAATTGGTTTGGTATCTTATTTCATGTGTTTATACATCAGTTCGTTTCATCTGTTCTTTTTGTTGGATGCTATCTTGTTTTAACCTATTTTGCCTACTTAAATGTGCATAGTTTAGTTTGATGCCCTTGCCACGgtgttattattttcaaattatagaTGACTGGCTGACTGATTGTGCAGATTTGAAGAAAACAGGTGTCCATATAGCAACTCCTCACCCTTCTAAACAAGCTGCAAAAACACCTGCTAACAGTCAGAGGAAGGAGCAGGCCCAAAAATCCTTTTCTTGCAGCTCTTGCAACAGGTATATTACATGGTCTGCTTCTGAGATTAATCTTCTTCAGAGTCTTACATTGAAATTTTTGCAGGTCGTTTGGCTCGGAAAACGCGTTACAATCACATTCAAAGGCTAAGCACAGTGCTGCATAGGATGGTTTTTAAATTTGCTCGTTCAGCTTGATGTTTTCGGGTGTTGCTTATGAGACTGAGTTAGGTTTAGTAGAAATGTGAAAGGTGGTAGTCGTTGATTATGTTTGGTTAAGCGGTTTTTATTCGCCATGTTTGGTGGACGATAACTTGAACGATCTGGTTAAGAATCAATGTCAATATATTAGTCGCGGAAGCCGAAACTGAAATtagatgatttatttatagaatcTGTCAAGGACCACAGGAAGTGAAGCCCGTAATTATGGCGCATTCAATGCTAGCGAAATCCATCTCACACCTTCGAGCCTGCTCATGGTAGTTTAGTGGAGCAGGCTCTAGCTTGTTTGCGTGGTTTGATGGTTTGAAATCAATGAAAAGCTTGCTAAACGAGTGCTGCAAAATTTTGCAACTCTACGGGCGGTAAACTTAAAATTGGAATTCTGGGTGGTGACCGCTCTTCTCCAGCTAGCCCTTGCATCAGAACATTTGTTCTTCAAAGTTCTTAGCATCTCCTCTCTTTGCCAGTTCTATTTCATACCCgatataacaataacaaaataagcTAAAAGGGAAAGGGAATCAAAACAGTGCAAATATTACTATAAGTCTATAACCAAAGATATTTGGCCTGGATGATTGGGTAAAAGTTtagtttttaggttttttagagCAGTAAAAGTACAAAAATGCCCTTAAAAACGTTGCCTGTAGGGACAAATTTGGGTGtttcagtgaaaaaaaataccccTTGCCTTATTTTGTACAAAAAATACCCATAACATGTACGTGTCAGTATGTGAATATTAATTGTCATCTTTGGGCGCAACAACTTACGGGGTGATCTCTTATTTTTCTCGGCGTCCCCTCCTTTTATGGCCGATGTGTGTTTTCGATGGATGTTTGGCTAAGTGCTGGCaaccctttcctttccttttttttttttttgtcttctcgGTTTTCGTGTCTATCTCTCTAAATTTTCAaagtattatgaaaaaaataatattttcaaagcatttttaattaaaaagtatttttataaaagcaaGTATTGCATTACTAAACACATATTATAGCCTCACATTTTGCTATATGTTCTGAATAAAGGCTACTGGTTTGTGTTAGAAAACAACTACTATAGTTTATAGTAAAAAGACTATGTTTATTATGCTAGATCTTTGGCTCATGCTATGTTAGAgttggatcattttttttttaatgtaagaaaaacattaaggtattattaacatattttcaatagcaaaaacaataaattatgtgGGGTTGAACTAATATTACTTGGTTGACTTGGTGAGTCTAAAAAAATCTAGACTAGAAGTAAAAACGTagtttgatacaaaaaaaattaattattttttataaaaatattgagacgacaacatattagatcaatctgggttaactttttaaatacaCAATCCAGGTAATAAAACTGTGATAACCTCttataaatcaaattgaaataaattataaagttcaattaatctaatgttgaagaataaaattaaaaacaaattcaaatacaaatacaaaaagacaaaaaaataacctaagttACCTCGTGTTAACCTGTAACCTGGGTtatgagactaagataaccttatagaaaacaaattgaaataaattataaagcaaaattcccaaataaattattaaaaatctataaataaagTATTCAAAACCCACCggtgaatatatttttatgcttaGTAGAgcaattatatcttaaaaatacTATAAGCAAATGTGCATCATAAGATccacaataaaattaaagtttatagCTCTTGACAAAGTTGTAGAGGAAACTCATTGACTTTAAGATTTATAAGAGGATGTTTCATGTTAGTCAAAGCTAGTAACAATAATTTGTGTGTCCAATATGATAGCTAGTATATAATTGAAAGAGCACACAGTAACATGTATAATGATATGTATTATAGACATAATaccatttaatattttctattgaATGCAGTTATTTTCGTGGAGTGGCCTGGGAAGTAAAAATTGAGATTGTAGAACAAGATTTCTAACcacttgaaattaatataacttgctataataaaaattctaagCCGTTTTAGTATATTCTGTAAAAATTGTAAGGCAATTAATATAAGCttgttacttttttatatacatataaattctgcttatattgtttatattttatttgaacaaGTTTTGAACAATTCCATTTTTTACCAGCAGCCGGCAACATATGCAATTGTCCTATTCTCCTCTTCTCAATCAATCTGAAAATCTTCTTCCCAACAGTCTTAGTGATGTTGCGCCTACGATCAATAGAATTTATTGGCATCAGTGCACCAAAGTGCTAgccttaaataaataaaaaaattactatcttatagtttagttaaattatatttatctagtaaattttaaaaaattaaagtttacaacttaaataaaaataataattcaaatataataaaataaccaCAGGACCCTATATATAACAATTAGAGACCAAATGACAAATCATTTCTCCCCCCCTGCAATCCCAATCTCCGACCCCGACCCCGACCCCCTCTATCCCTTTCGAACATCAGATCAGCCTTTGGTTATTGTTGGTCGTACATCCTTGGACTGTGAAATGTTAGGGATTCTTGTTGTTTTGAcgattgttgttatttttcttgacaAGAACAGGATCGCTCTTGATCTCCGCTTTAATGGTTGGGTTTGCTCTTCTTTATGCTCATGGTGCGTTTAGGGTTCCTGATGATTTGTTTCTTGATGACCAAGAGCCTGCTAACGCTGGTTTCTTGTCTTTCCTCGGTGGCGATGCCTCCTCTGCCGCTGCTCCTGCTGGTGTCGCTCATGTTTGATGGTGATTGAACGGTTTGGTTTCTGTTTTAGACTAGTGGTGAAAAGATTCATTGGTATCACAGTTGCAAAAGATTTGATTAGGTTTTTGTAGATCGGAATGAATTGGGAATTTGATGCAGCATTAGATCTTTCAAGTGATTGATATTTGCTACAGGTTTTTGAGTGTTGGGTTTTCAAATACAGTGATTCAGACACGGACTTGGTTGATCTCTTTGATTCAGATGGAGAAGATGAGGATGGATAGGACCAGCTCCCACCATTCAAACCTTTGAGGAAATCTCATGTTTAGAAGCTTAGCAGAGAGaaaagtaaagttttttttttttttgagtacgAGTATCAGGTGAAACTCCAAAAGAAGCGGTGGAGAGATGATTTGAAAAGGTTGAAGGAGACAAAGAAGAGAGGCAAAGATAGCATAAATGATTATCATGACACTAGGGAAGATGTGGACCGGGAAGAGGATGATTCCTTTGCCCGATTTTGTTCTCCGGGTAGAAGGATGTGCAAACTCGACTGCATGTATGACAGTATCTGTAAAGCT includes:
- the LOC118048204 gene encoding histone deacetylase HDT1, with product MEFWGVEVKGGEPLRVESGDGFILHLSQACLGEAKKDKGNESVCLFVNFDDQKLVLGTLSYEKIPQIPFDLVFEKDFELSHNLKNGSVFFSGYKVAQPESDSDEFNSDGEEDLPIPVDNGKKEAKQPNPENENAAKPDSKQKVKIVEPNKDGKPKPENDDSSDEEDDSSDDGESSDDQAMMMANDEDESSEDEDDESDEEDDDSDDGDVKTPKKAEVGKKRSAESASKNPVPDKKTKFVTPQKTDLKKTGVHIATPHPSKQAAKTPANSQRKEQAQKSFSCSSCNRSFGSENALQSHSKAKHSAA